A single Elusimicrobiaceae bacterium DNA region contains:
- a CDS encoding GNAT family N-acetyltransferase gives MTGAGVTVCPALPEDVPGITALDRAVVFAGHWSEHGYRELLDNRLGVLLKAELDGVLAGFLAGRIIPPEAELDNIAVPDFLRRRGAGRALLAEFIKQAQKAGCSAIFLEVNERNSGALEFYGRTGFRSVGRRPKFYSGIDDAILMRCECE, from the coding sequence ATGACGGGCGCGGGTGTGACGGTTTGCCCTGCCCTGCCGGAAGATGTGCCGGGCATAACCGCGCTTGACCGCGCGGTCGTATTCGCCGGGCACTGGAGCGAACACGGATACCGGGAGCTTCTTGATAACAGGCTGGGCGTGCTGCTGAAGGCCGAACTGGACGGTGTGCTGGCCGGTTTTCTGGCCGGCCGCATTATTCCGCCTGAAGCGGAGCTGGACAATATTGCCGTGCCGGATTTTCTGCGGCGGCGCGGAGCGGGCCGCGCCCTGCTGGCTGAATTCATCAAGCAGGCACAGAAAGCCGGCTGCTCGGCGATTTTTCTGGAAGTGAATGAGCGCAACTCCGGCGCGCTCGAGTTTTATGGCCGGACTGGTTTCCGGTCAGTCGGACGCCGGCCGAAATTTTACTCCGGTATTGACGACGCGATCCTGATGAGGTGCGAGTGTGAATAA